A region of Rhodoferax potami DNA encodes the following proteins:
- a CDS encoding bifunctional diguanylate cyclase/phosphodiesterase, translating to MSMYRQLWLAIIASMLLALVGGLLASLLSARGYLESQLAIKNTDNATALALALSQSDPDPVSVDLVSASLFDSGHYQLVRVLDPTGNVISERIAPQGEFDAPAWFAALLPIQSAPGQAQISNGWKQFGTVTLISHSRFAYGALWKSACDMTLALALAGLVGGWLGSSVLGRLRRPLDTVIEQATAITQRRFVTVEEPKVPELKQLASAMNATVGRLKSMFDDEALRLEQVRQEANFDNLTGLANRAYFMARLRQSMDSEDSSGGLLLMVRLADLAGINRRLGRAATDDFLKLTGSVLKRVAEAHSESVPARLNGADFALLVPANVEGQELASRLIQVLIKEAAPFVEGGNTAAVGYGRFSQGENIGELLARIDSALATAEASQANSVQEARVSTDDDLPRTADQWAIMIRRALEHGWVRLISFPVMTMSGGLSHRECPLRLMFDERGEWLPAGRFLPIAERLKLTADLDLKAVELGLQDLARTPALPGLAINLSASSLDDRSFIPKLITLVRQSAGAADRLWLEVAEEGAFKHLEAFRALCPQLKLYGCHVGLEHFGHRFSQIGQLHDLGLDYLKVDSSFVRGVDANAGNAAFLKGLCGIAHNIGLVVLAEGGSTDAEISALKSLGFDGVTGPAVKDIPSA from the coding sequence ATGTCTATGTACCGACAACTGTGGCTGGCGATCATTGCCAGCATGTTGCTGGCCCTTGTTGGGGGCCTGTTGGCATCACTGCTATCGGCACGGGGCTATCTGGAGTCGCAACTGGCGATCAAGAATACTGACAATGCCACGGCGCTGGCGCTCGCGTTAAGCCAGAGTGATCCGGATCCTGTGAGTGTAGATTTGGTGTCTGCTTCGTTGTTTGATAGCGGTCACTACCAACTTGTGCGTGTGCTGGATCCGACGGGCAATGTGATTTCGGAGCGGATTGCTCCACAGGGAGAGTTCGATGCACCCGCATGGTTTGCGGCATTGCTTCCGATTCAATCAGCTCCGGGGCAGGCGCAGATATCCAATGGCTGGAAGCAGTTCGGCACGGTTACGCTGATCAGCCATAGCCGATTTGCGTATGGTGCTTTGTGGAAGAGTGCGTGTGACATGACACTGGCACTCGCTTTAGCGGGCTTGGTGGGCGGCTGGCTGGGGAGCTCGGTATTGGGGCGCTTGCGGCGACCCTTGGATACGGTGATCGAACAAGCGACGGCCATTACGCAGCGACGCTTCGTGACGGTGGAAGAGCCCAAGGTACCAGAGCTGAAGCAGCTGGCCAGCGCCATGAATGCAACGGTCGGGCGCCTAAAGTCGATGTTTGATGATGAAGCCCTTCGCCTTGAGCAAGTCAGGCAGGAGGCAAATTTTGATAACTTGACTGGATTGGCCAATCGCGCTTATTTCATGGCGCGATTGCGTCAAAGCATGGATTCGGAAGACTCCTCAGGTGGCTTGCTGTTAATGGTGCGTTTGGCGGATCTGGCAGGTATCAACCGGCGCTTGGGGCGTGCAGCAACGGACGACTTCCTGAAGTTGACTGGGAGTGTCCTCAAGCGGGTAGCCGAAGCCCATTCAGAGAGCGTGCCTGCCCGACTGAACGGTGCTGATTTTGCGCTTTTGGTGCCAGCCAACGTGGAAGGGCAAGAGCTCGCAAGCCGACTCATCCAGGTACTAATTAAAGAGGCTGCTCCCTTTGTGGAGGGTGGTAATACAGCAGCAGTGGGCTATGGACGGTTCAGCCAAGGCGAAAACATTGGTGAGCTTCTGGCTCGGATTGACAGTGCGCTGGCGACTGCCGAGGCCTCCCAGGCGAACAGTGTGCAAGAGGCTCGCGTATCTACAGATGATGATTTACCTCGCACCGCAGACCAGTGGGCCATCATGATCCGACGTGCTTTGGAGCATGGCTGGGTGCGCCTCATTTCTTTCCCTGTTATGACTATGTCTGGCGGTCTATCGCACCGCGAGTGCCCTTTGCGTTTGATGTTTGACGAGCGCGGAGAGTGGTTGCCGGCCGGGCGTTTTTTACCGATTGCAGAGCGACTGAAGTTGACCGCCGATTTGGACCTCAAGGCGGTGGAACTTGGGTTGCAAGATCTTGCGCGGACGCCTGCGCTGCCGGGCTTGGCCATTAATCTCTCCGCGAGCTCCCTGGATGACCGTTCTTTCATCCCGAAGCTGATTACTTTGGTTCGCCAAAGTGCGGGAGCCGCTGATCGACTTTGGCTTGAAGTGGCAGAGGAAGGTGCCTTCAAGCATTTGGAGGCATTCCGGGCGCTATGCCCGCAGCTGAAGTTGTACGGCTGCCACGTGGGTTTAGAGCACTTTGGTCACCGCTTCAGTCAAATCGGGCAGTTGCATGACTTAGGTCTCGACTATTTGAAGGTGGACTCCAGTTTCGTGCGGGGCGTTGATGCCAATGCGGGTAACGCAGCCTTCTTGAAAGGTCTTTGCGGTATTGCTCACAACATTGGACTCGTGGTCTTGGCTGAGGGGGGTTCGACCGATGCTGAGATCAGTGCTTTGAAGTCATTGGGTTTTGATGGCGTAACTGGGCCTGCAGTGAAGGATATTCCCTCTGCTTGA